The Saccopteryx leptura isolate mSacLep1 chromosome 2, mSacLep1_pri_phased_curated, whole genome shotgun sequence genome has a window encoding:
- the KSR1 gene encoding kinase suppressor of Ras 1 isoform X2 encodes MVRRDIGLSVTHRFSTKSWLSQVCHVCQKSMMFGVKCKHCRLKCHNKCTKEAPACRISFLPIARIRRTESVPSDINNPVDRAAAAEPHFGTLPKALTKKEHPPAMNHLDSSSNPSSTTSSTPSSPAPFPTSSNPSSATTPPNPSPGQRDSRFNFPDISAFPPAAPPSEAADSPRLDDQPKADVLEDHDVEAEEPEAGKSEAEDDEDEVDDLPSYRRPWRGPISRKASQTSVYLQEWDIPFEQVELGEPIGQGRWGRVHRGRWHGEVAIRLLEMDGHNQDHLKLFKKEVMNYRQTRHENVVLFMGACMNPPHLAIITSFCKGRTLHSFVRDPKTPLDINKTRQIAQEIIKGMGYLHAKGIVHKDLKSKNVFYDNGKVVITDFGLFGMSGVVREGRRENQLKLSHDWLCYLAPEIVREMTPGKDEDQLPFSKAADVYAFGTVWYELQARDWPFKNQAAEALIWQIGSGEGMKRVLASISLGKEVTEILSACWAFDLQERPSFTLLMDMLEKLPKLNRRLSHPGHFWKSADINSSKVVPRFERFGLGVLESSNPKM; translated from the exons GTTGAAGTGTCATAACAAGTGTACAAAAGAAGCCCCTGCCTGTAGAATATCCTTCCTTCCAA TAGCCAGGATTCGGAGGACAGAATCTGTCCCTTCGGACATCAACAACCCAGTGGACAGAGCAGCTGCAGCTGAACCCCATTTTGGAACCCTCCCCAAAGCACTGACAAAGAAG GAGCACCCTCCAGCCATGAACCACCTGGACTCCAGCAGCAATCCGTCCTCCACCACGTCCTCCACACCCTCCTCACCGGCTCCCTTCCCAACGTCGTCCAACCCGTCTAGTGCCACTACGCCTCCCAACCCCTCCCCCGGCCAGCGGGACAGCAGGTTCAACTTCCCAG ACATTTCAGCGTTTCCGCCGGCCGCCCCGCCCTCCGAAGCAGCGGACAGTCCCCG GCTCGATGACCAGCCCAAAGCAGATGTGTTGGAGGATCATGACGTGGAG GCTGAGGAGCCGGAGGCGGGCAAGTCAGAGGCAGAGGACGACGAGGACGAGGTGGACGACCTGCCCAGCTACCGCCGGCCCTGGCGGGGCCCCATCTCTCGCAAGGCCAGCCAGACCAGCGTGTACCTGCAGGAGTGGGACATCCCCTTCGAGCAGGTGGAGCTGGGCGAGCCCATCGGGCAGGGCCGCTGGGGCCGTGTGCACCGTGGCCGCTGGCACGGCGAGGTGGCCATCCGCCTGCTGGAGATGGACGGCCACAACCAGGACCACCTGAAGCTGTTCAAGAAAGAGGTGATGAACTACCGGCAGACGCGGCATGAGAACGTGGTGCTCTTCATGGGGGCCTGCATGAACCCGCCCCACCTGGCCATCATCACCAG CTTCTGCAAGGGGCGGACGTTACACTCATTTGTGAGGGACCCCAAGACGCCACTGGACATCAACAAGACCAGGCAGATCGCTCAGGAGATCATCAAG GGCATGGGATACCTGCATGCCAAGGGCATCGTGCACAAAGATCTCAAATCCAAGAATGTCTTCTATGACAATGGCAAAGTGGTCATCACCGACTTTGGGCTGTTCGGGATGTCGGGTGTGGTCCGTGAGGGGcg GCGTGAGAACCAGTTGAAGCTGTCCCACGACTGGCTGTGCTACTTGGCTCCTGAGATCGTTCGGGAGATGACTCCCGGGAAGGACGAGGATCAGCTGCCCTTCTCCAAAGCTGCCGATGTCTATGCGTTTGG GACCGTCTGGTATGAGCTGCAAGCAAGAGACTGGCCCTTTAAGAACCAAGCTGCAGAAGCCTTGATCTGGCAGATTGGAAGTGGAGAGGGAATGAAGCGTGTCCTGGCCTCCATCAGTCTGGGGAAGGAAGTCACT GAGATCCTGTCTGCCTGCTGGGCTTTTGACCTGCAGGAGAGGCCCAGCTTCACGCTGCTGATGGACATGCTGGAGAAACTGCCCAAGCTGAACCGGCGGCTCTCACACCCCGGGCACTTCTGGAAGTCTGCTGA CATTAACAGCAGCAAGGTTGTGCCCCGGTTTGAAAGGTTTGGCTTGGGCGTCCTGGAGTCCAGTAATCCAAAGATGTAG
- the KSR1 gene encoding kinase suppressor of Ras 1 isoform X1, translating to MVRRDIGLSVTHRFSTKSWLSQVCHVCQKSMMFGVKCKHCRLKCHNKCTKEAPACRISFLPIARIRRTESVPSDINNPVDRAAAAEPHFGTLPKALTKKEHPPAMNHLDSSSNPSSTTSSTPSSPAPFPTSSNPSSATTPPNPSPGQRDSRFNFPAAYFIHHRQQFIFPDISAFPPAAPPSEAADSPRLDDQPKADVLEDHDVEAEEPEAGKSEAEDDEDEVDDLPSYRRPWRGPISRKASQTSVYLQEWDIPFEQVELGEPIGQGRWGRVHRGRWHGEVAIRLLEMDGHNQDHLKLFKKEVMNYRQTRHENVVLFMGACMNPPHLAIITSFCKGRTLHSFVRDPKTPLDINKTRQIAQEIIKGMGYLHAKGIVHKDLKSKNVFYDNGKVVITDFGLFGMSGVVREGRRENQLKLSHDWLCYLAPEIVREMTPGKDEDQLPFSKAADVYAFGTVWYELQARDWPFKNQAAEALIWQIGSGEGMKRVLASISLGKEVTEILSACWAFDLQERPSFTLLMDMLEKLPKLNRRLSHPGHFWKSADINSSKVVPRFERFGLGVLESSNPKM from the exons GTTGAAGTGTCATAACAAGTGTACAAAAGAAGCCCCTGCCTGTAGAATATCCTTCCTTCCAA TAGCCAGGATTCGGAGGACAGAATCTGTCCCTTCGGACATCAACAACCCAGTGGACAGAGCAGCTGCAGCTGAACCCCATTTTGGAACCCTCCCCAAAGCACTGACAAAGAAG GAGCACCCTCCAGCCATGAACCACCTGGACTCCAGCAGCAATCCGTCCTCCACCACGTCCTCCACACCCTCCTCACCGGCTCCCTTCCCAACGTCGTCCAACCCGTCTAGTGCCACTACGCCTCCCAACCCCTCCCCCGGCCAGCGGGACAGCAGGTTCAACTTCCCAG CTGCCTACTTCATTCATCATAGACAGCAGTTTATCTTTCCAG ACATTTCAGCGTTTCCGCCGGCCGCCCCGCCCTCCGAAGCAGCGGACAGTCCCCG GCTCGATGACCAGCCCAAAGCAGATGTGTTGGAGGATCATGACGTGGAG GCTGAGGAGCCGGAGGCGGGCAAGTCAGAGGCAGAGGACGACGAGGACGAGGTGGACGACCTGCCCAGCTACCGCCGGCCCTGGCGGGGCCCCATCTCTCGCAAGGCCAGCCAGACCAGCGTGTACCTGCAGGAGTGGGACATCCCCTTCGAGCAGGTGGAGCTGGGCGAGCCCATCGGGCAGGGCCGCTGGGGCCGTGTGCACCGTGGCCGCTGGCACGGCGAGGTGGCCATCCGCCTGCTGGAGATGGACGGCCACAACCAGGACCACCTGAAGCTGTTCAAGAAAGAGGTGATGAACTACCGGCAGACGCGGCATGAGAACGTGGTGCTCTTCATGGGGGCCTGCATGAACCCGCCCCACCTGGCCATCATCACCAG CTTCTGCAAGGGGCGGACGTTACACTCATTTGTGAGGGACCCCAAGACGCCACTGGACATCAACAAGACCAGGCAGATCGCTCAGGAGATCATCAAG GGCATGGGATACCTGCATGCCAAGGGCATCGTGCACAAAGATCTCAAATCCAAGAATGTCTTCTATGACAATGGCAAAGTGGTCATCACCGACTTTGGGCTGTTCGGGATGTCGGGTGTGGTCCGTGAGGGGcg GCGTGAGAACCAGTTGAAGCTGTCCCACGACTGGCTGTGCTACTTGGCTCCTGAGATCGTTCGGGAGATGACTCCCGGGAAGGACGAGGATCAGCTGCCCTTCTCCAAAGCTGCCGATGTCTATGCGTTTGG GACCGTCTGGTATGAGCTGCAAGCAAGAGACTGGCCCTTTAAGAACCAAGCTGCAGAAGCCTTGATCTGGCAGATTGGAAGTGGAGAGGGAATGAAGCGTGTCCTGGCCTCCATCAGTCTGGGGAAGGAAGTCACT GAGATCCTGTCTGCCTGCTGGGCTTTTGACCTGCAGGAGAGGCCCAGCTTCACGCTGCTGATGGACATGCTGGAGAAACTGCCCAAGCTGAACCGGCGGCTCTCACACCCCGGGCACTTCTGGAAGTCTGCTGA CATTAACAGCAGCAAGGTTGTGCCCCGGTTTGAAAGGTTTGGCTTGGGCGTCCTGGAGTCCAGTAATCCAAAGATGTAG